A genome region from Tenebrio molitor chromosome 4, icTenMoli1.1, whole genome shotgun sequence includes the following:
- the LOC138129156 gene encoding uncharacterized protein, which yields MSKADKTTFWIKPYPELVMNGDQIFCRACNKPVSSQRKSLVDQHVKTFLHISKSDKSKRANYFQETLAQYFSPSSKPSEQEEFNKELCKALISSNIPLTKVNNVNLKSFLRRFCKQNVPDEGTLRKNYVNSCYKETMSQIRQIVGSNFTYIIVDESTDKFGRHIAHLLIGILHEDILGRSYLISSKQLPNKNYSTIAPFVQEGLSRFFLPDSVPCEKIFLMLSDASLYMTKVGQHLKTLYKNITHVTCLAHGLNRVAEDIKGQFPMVTNLINNVNKVFLKSPLSVQLYMEQLPNVPLPPDPSRWGTWLEAAIFYADNFARIKNIILQITDSSAALDTCKILVRSIELPQYLRNIKSKYGLVSNLIHKLETQRMTLSESIKIIDTFDRLCIIDDSIRQKFNDVIHKNNGYQYLKRMNKLNFSVKFKNAPITFVGVERSFSIDKHMFSHSRNNFLLENFEQLLIINYFRNSS from the exons ATGAGCAAAGCGGACAAAACTACTTTTTGGATTAAACCATATCCTGAACTAGTAATGAATGGTGACCAAATATTTTGCAGAGCTTGTAACAAACCG GTATCTTCTCAGAGAAAATCCTTGGTAGATCAACATGTCAAAACTTTTTTACACATTTCAAAATCTGACAAATCGAAGCgagcaaattattttcaggaaACCTTGGCTCAATATTTCTCACCGAGTTCCAAACCATCGGAGCAAGAAGAATTTAATAAGGAGTTATGTAAGGCACTGATCTCGTCTAATATACCATTAACCAAGGTGAataacgttaatttaaaatctttcttgcgaagattttgtaaacaaaatgTACCCGATGAAGGCACCTTacgaaaaaattatgtaaattccTGTTACAAAGAAACAATGTCTCAAATTAGACAAATAGTGGGTAGTAATTTTACTTATATAATAGTAGATGAAAGTACGGACAAATTTGGCCGTCACATTGCTCATTTATTGATAGGAATTCTTCATGAAGACATTTTAGGCAGATCATATTTAATATCTTCCAAACAActtccaaataaaaattattcaacaaTTGCCCCATTTGTACAGGAAGGTctgtcaagattttttcttccCGACAGTGTACCTTGTGAAAAAATTTTCCTCATGTTGTCCGACGCTTCTCTTTACATGACAAAAGTagggcaacatttaaaaactctTTACAAAAACATCACTCACGTAACATGCTTAGCTCACGGTTTAAATCGTGTAGCCGAAGATATTAAAGGCCAATTTCCCATGGTTACCAATTTAATCAATAATGTAAATaaggtatttttaaaatccccTTTGAGCGTCCAGCTTTATATGGAGCAACTTCCAAATGTTCCTTTGCCTCCTGACCCATCAAGATGGGGTACATGGTTAGAGGCAGCAATTTTTTACGCCGATAATTTTGCACGTATTAAGAATATAATTCTTCAAATTACTGATTCCAGCGCCGCATTGGATACTTGTAAAATATTAGTGCGGTCAATAGAATTGCCTCAGTATCTTCGCAACATTAAATCGAAGTATGGCTTAGTTTCAAACTTAATTCATAAACTGGAAACCCAAAGGATGACACTTTCGGagtcaattaaaataatagataCATTTGATAGATTGTGTATTATAGATGATTCTATAcgtcaaaaatttaatgatgtcatacataaaaataacgggtaccaatatttaaaacgaatgaacaaattaaatttcagcGTTAAGTTTAAAAATGCGCCCATCACTTTTGTCGgcgtagaaagaagtttttctaTTGATAAACATATGTTTTCCCACAGTAGGAATAATTTTCtgttggaaaattttgaacaacttcttatcataaattattttagaaatagTTCTTAG